A genomic segment from Lutibacter sp. A80 encodes:
- a CDS encoding AraC family transcriptional regulator, translating to MIYTGKTNEYLRIELIDANNCTILKENIESSLTLLWCLDNTTTLTIDNKKHHFKKNEIVCFTEFHKIETTAVGKLQMIRFNRPFYCIIDHDSEISCKGILFFGASQLPVLKLLNKDIEPFETLFKVFKHEMESNDKLQLEMLQMLLKRLLILCTRIYKDQHNYNKLDSTNSDIVREYNFLVETHFKTKHTVSEYAEILNKSPKTLSNLFSKLETKTPLQFIQDRIMLETRRLLRYTDSSIKEIAYQVGYEDIQSFSRFFKKNEGISPSEYKKMSL from the coding sequence ATGATTTATACCGGAAAAACAAATGAATATTTAAGAATTGAATTAATTGATGCTAATAACTGCACTATTTTAAAAGAAAACATAGAAAGCAGCCTAACCTTACTTTGGTGTTTAGATAACACTACCACACTAACAATTGATAATAAAAAACATCATTTTAAAAAAAATGAAATTGTTTGTTTTACCGAATTTCATAAAATTGAAACTACCGCAGTTGGAAAACTTCAAATGATACGTTTTAATAGACCTTTCTATTGCATTATAGATCACGATTCGGAAATTAGTTGTAAGGGAATCTTATTTTTTGGCGCTTCACAATTACCTGTTTTAAAGCTTTTAAATAAAGACATAGAACCTTTTGAAACCTTGTTTAAGGTTTTTAAACATGAAATGGAATCTAACGATAAACTACAGTTAGAAATGCTTCAAATGTTATTAAAAAGATTGCTTATTCTATGTACACGCATTTATAAAGATCAGCATAATTATAATAAGCTAGATTCAACTAATTCAGACATCGTTCGTGAGTATAATTTTTTGGTTGAAACACATTTTAAAACAAAACATACTGTTTCAGAATATGCTGAAATTTTAAACAAATCTCCCAAAACACTTTCTAACTTATTTTCAAAATTAGAAACAAAAACACCATTACAATTTATTCAAGATAGAATTATGTTAGAAACGCGAAGATTATTGCGTTATACAGACAGTTCTATAAAAGAAATTGCCTACCAAGTTGGATACGAAGACATCCAATCTTTTAGTCGTTTTTTTAAAAAAAATGAAGGAATATCTCCTTCAGAATACAAAAAAATGAGCCTTTAG
- a CDS encoding IS3 family transposase, producing MLGVNRQVYYRSIKSRLHKQTVAQKVIVLVRDIRMLMPRLGGKKLYFLLKDKLSLLKVGRDKLFRILKANHMLIIPKRSYHITTDSHHRFRKHRNLVSSMDIEGPESVWVSDITYIGTRTNPSYLALITDAYSKKIVGYDVSKSLSMDGSLRALEMAINNRKYKESPLIHHSDRGLQYCSNEYQRLLENNEIKPSMTEKYDPYENAVAERINGILKQEFSVAQKIQDFKVKKKLVKNAIEIYNNIRPHLSNEMLTPIQMHAQKKIKPKQYKSKKLNNDVIIQL from the coding sequence TTGCTCGGGGTAAACAGACAGGTTTACTATAGATCCATAAAATCAAGACTTCATAAACAAACTGTAGCACAAAAAGTTATCGTTTTGGTTCGTGATATTCGGATGCTAATGCCAAGATTGGGTGGTAAGAAATTATACTTTCTGTTAAAGGATAAATTATCACTATTAAAAGTAGGAAGAGATAAATTGTTTAGAATACTAAAAGCTAACCATATGTTAATAATACCTAAAAGAAGCTACCACATAACTACAGACTCTCATCATAGATTTAGAAAGCACAGAAACCTTGTCAGCTCAATGGATATAGAAGGGCCTGAATCAGTTTGGGTGAGTGATATTACATATATCGGAACGAGAACCAACCCTTCGTATCTGGCATTAATCACAGATGCTTATTCTAAAAAGATTGTAGGATATGATGTGTCAAAATCTTTATCAATGGATGGTTCATTGAGGGCATTGGAAATGGCTATAAATAATAGAAAATACAAAGAAAGTCCATTAATACATCACTCTGATAGAGGGTTGCAATATTGCTCGAATGAATATCAAAGACTATTAGAAAACAATGAGATTAAGCCTAGTATGACTGAAAAATATGATCCATATGAAAATGCAGTTGCAGAGCGAATAAATGGAATTTTAAAACAGGAATTTAGTGTAGCACAGAAGATTCAAGATTTTAAAGTAAAGAAGAAACTGGTCAAAAATGCAATAGAAATATACAACAATATAAGACCTCATTTATCTAACGAAATGCTAACACCAATACAAATGCACGCACAAAAAAAAATTAAACCAAAACAATACAAATCAAAAAAGCTGAACAATGATGTCATTATTCAGCTTTAA
- a CDS encoding helix-turn-helix transcriptional regulator: MKNLIKVERARHDLTQAQLADELGVSRQTIHAIEKNKFNPSVTLAIKMARFFKVTVEYLFDIEEED, encoded by the coding sequence ATGAAAAACCTAATTAAAGTAGAACGCGCACGTCACGATTTAACACAAGCGCAATTGGCTGATGAATTGGGTGTTTCAAGACAAACAATTCACGCCATTGAAAAAAATAAATTCAATCCGTCAGTAACATTGGCCATAAAAATGGCTCGTTTTTTTAAAGTTACCGTTGAATATTTATTTGATATTGAAGAAGAAGATTAA
- a CDS encoding iron-containing alcohol dehydrogenase, translating to MNNFQYKNPTKILFGKNQIENLATEIPENAKVLMLFGGGSIKKNGVYEQVSKALSKFEVIEFGGIPANPEYDVLMEALTIIKAEKITYLLAVGGGSVIDGTKFLSAAALYEGEEPWDILSKNIRTLEGMPFGTVLTLPATGSEMNSGAVITRAEIKEKFAMGGPGLFPQFSILDPEVVKSIPKRQIANGLADSFTHVLEQYMTYPVDAKLQDRFAESILQTIVEIAPTMLKEEFDYNTASNFMWSCTMALNGLIQQGVPSDWAIHAIGHELTALFGIDHARTLAIITESHYSVNLEDKKEKLAQYATRVWNVTEGTLEEKATAGIEKTTAFFHSLGIETKLSEYTEDYKGTAEIISKRFEERGWKGLGEHGKVTPTMVEKIVEMSY from the coding sequence ATGAATAATTTTCAATATAAAAATCCGACAAAAATTTTATTTGGTAAAAATCAAATAGAAAATCTTGCTACTGAAATTCCAGAAAATGCAAAAGTATTAATGTTGTTTGGTGGAGGAAGTATTAAAAAGAATGGTGTTTACGAACAAGTTTCCAAAGCACTTTCTAAATTTGAAGTGATTGAATTTGGTGGAATTCCAGCAAATCCAGAATACGATGTTTTAATGGAAGCTTTAACTATTATTAAAGCTGAAAAAATCACGTATTTATTAGCTGTAGGTGGAGGTTCTGTAATTGATGGAACCAAATTTTTATCCGCAGCAGCCTTATATGAAGGTGAAGAGCCTTGGGATATTTTATCTAAAAACATTCGTACATTAGAAGGAATGCCTTTTGGAACAGTACTTACCTTACCTGCAACAGGATCAGAAATGAATTCGGGTGCGGTAATTACAAGAGCTGAAATCAAAGAAAAATTCGCCATGGGCGGACCAGGATTATTTCCTCAGTTTTCAATTTTAGATCCTGAAGTTGTAAAATCTATTCCAAAACGTCAAATTGCAAATGGATTAGCGGATTCTTTTACGCATGTTTTAGAACAATATATGACGTATCCTGTTGATGCAAAATTACAAGATCGTTTTGCAGAGAGTATTCTACAAACTATTGTTGAAATTGCTCCAACAATGTTAAAAGAAGAGTTTGATTATAATACGGCTTCTAACTTTATGTGGAGTTGTACTATGGCGTTGAATGGATTAATTCAACAAGGAGTTCCAAGTGACTGGGCTATTCACGCAATTGGACACGAATTAACAGCTTTATTTGGTATTGATCACGCACGTACATTGGCAATTATTACTGAAAGTCATTACTCAGTAAATTTAGAAGATAAAAAAGAAAAACTAGCGCAGTATGCAACACGTGTTTGGAATGTTACGGAAGGAACTTTAGAAGAAAAAGCAACAGCGGGAATTGAAAAAACAACAGCGTTTTTCCATTCATTAGGAATTGAAACAAAACTTTCTGAATATACCGAAGATTACAAAGGAACTGCTGAAATAATTTCAAAACGATTTGAAGAACGTGGTTGGAAAGGTTTAGGCGAACACGGAAAAGTAACACCAACAATGGTTGAAAAAATTGTTGAAATGAGTTATTAA
- a CDS encoding NADP-dependent oxidoreductase has protein sequence MNKTILLEKRPVGKPQLSDFKFVSNEVESINAGELLLKTTYVSVDPYLRGRMSDAKSYVPPFELHKPISSGIVAEVIESKNESFKKGDFVSGLLAWKEIQKSNGEGLLKVDASKAPLSTYLGVLGMTGLTAYLGLTEIGKPKKGETIVISGAAGAVGSVVGQIAKIFGCKVIGIAGTDDKVAMLKTSLGFDEAINYNTTKNMAAAIKEAAPNGVDIYFDNVGGPISDAVLFNINRFARIIICGAISVYNKTELPTSVSVQPFLVKNSALMQGFIVSNYAEKFPEAIQELSQWLAEGKLKYQETIVNGFDTIPQAFLDLFDGKNSGKMLVKI, from the coding sequence ATGAACAAAACAATTTTATTAGAAAAAAGACCCGTTGGGAAACCTCAACTATCAGATTTTAAATTTGTTTCAAATGAAGTAGAAAGTATAAACGCAGGAGAACTACTTTTAAAAACAACGTATGTATCTGTAGATCCGTATTTAAGAGGAAGAATGAGCGATGCAAAATCTTATGTACCGCCATTTGAATTACATAAACCAATTTCATCAGGTATTGTTGCTGAAGTAATTGAATCTAAAAATGAATCATTCAAAAAAGGTGATTTTGTAAGTGGATTATTAGCTTGGAAAGAAATTCAAAAATCTAACGGAGAAGGCTTGTTAAAAGTAGATGCTTCAAAAGCGCCGCTTTCAACGTATTTAGGTGTTTTAGGAATGACAGGTTTAACGGCATATCTAGGTTTAACAGAAATAGGAAAACCTAAAAAAGGGGAAACCATTGTTATTTCTGGTGCTGCAGGTGCAGTAGGAAGTGTTGTTGGACAAATTGCTAAAATATTTGGTTGTAAAGTTATTGGTATTGCAGGAACTGACGACAAAGTAGCTATGTTAAAAACGTCTCTTGGTTTTGACGAAGCAATTAACTACAACACTACCAAAAATATGGCTGCAGCCATTAAAGAAGCTGCTCCAAATGGTGTAGATATTTATTTCGACAATGTTGGTGGTCCAATTTCCGATGCTGTTTTATTTAATATCAACAGATTTGCACGTATTATTATTTGCGGAGCCATTTCAGTTTACAATAAAACAGAACTACCAACAAGTGTTAGTGTACAGCCTTTTTTAGTAAAAAATAGTGCATTAATGCAAGGTTTTATAGTTTCTAATTATGCTGAAAAATTTCCTGAAGCTATTCAAGAATTATCACAATGGCTAGCTGAAGGAAAATTAAAATATCAAGAAACTATAGTGAATGGATTCGATACAATTCCTCAGGCGTTTTTAGATCTTTTTGATGGAAAAAATAGTGGTAAAATGCTAGTTAAAATATAA
- a CDS encoding organic hydroperoxide resistance protein, whose product MSTKENNYTAIATAKGGRSGQVKTTDGVLDLKVSVPVEFGGQENGYTNPEQLFAAGWAACFDNAVIMVAKNKKIEVDSTTTVEVTLGAQEGGSVGLSAIIKVKIDNLPAKEAKKIITAAHRVCPYSKATKGNINVEIIQL is encoded by the coding sequence ATGTCTACAAAAGAAAATAATTATACTGCTATTGCTACCGCAAAAGGAGGTAGAAGTGGCCAAGTAAAAACAACTGACGGAGTATTAGATTTAAAAGTATCTGTACCTGTTGAATTTGGCGGACAAGAAAACGGATATACCAATCCAGAACAATTATTTGCTGCTGGTTGGGCTGCTTGTTTTGATAATGCCGTTATAATGGTTGCTAAAAATAAAAAAATTGAAGTTGATTCTACAACAACTGTTGAGGTTACTTTAGGCGCTCAAGAAGGTGGAAGTGTAGGTCTTTCGGCAATTATTAAAGTGAAAATAGATAATTTACCAGCAAAAGAAGCTAAAAAAATTATAACTGCAGCACATAGAGTTTGTCCTTATTCTAAAGCTACAAAAGGAAATATTAACGTTGAAATTATTCAACTTTAA
- a CDS encoding nitroreductase family protein, with amino-acid sequence MELLDKLNWRYAAKAMNGEKVSEEKIANIIEAARLAPTSSGLQPFEIIVVKNQATKEAIKPVAWNQSVITDCSHLLVFAAWDTYTEERINKMFDLTNEIRGFKNEGWENYRQMLLSSYPQQDTEVNFNHAAKQAYIAFSAAIIAAAYEGVDATPIEGFDPAEVDKILGLREKGLRSAVILPIGYRDADKDWLVNLVKVRKSTEDLVTVIE; translated from the coding sequence AACTGGAGATACGCAGCAAAAGCAATGAATGGAGAAAAGGTATCAGAAGAAAAAATTGCAAACATTATTGAAGCAGCGCGTTTAGCACCAACATCAAGCGGATTACAACCTTTTGAAATAATTGTAGTTAAAAATCAAGCCACTAAAGAAGCAATTAAGCCAGTAGCTTGGAACCAAAGTGTAATTACAGATTGTTCTCACTTATTGGTTTTTGCAGCTTGGGATACTTATACTGAAGAAAGAATCAATAAAATGTTCGATCTTACAAATGAAATCCGTGGGTTTAAAAACGAAGGTTGGGAAAATTACCGTCAAATGTTACTAAGTTCTTACCCACAACAAGATACTGAAGTAAACTTTAATCACGCGGCAAAACAAGCATACATAGCATTTAGTGCGGCAATTATCGCAGCTGCTTATGAAGGTGTAGATGCAACTCCAATTGAAGGTTTTGACCCTGCTGAAGTTGATAAAATTTTAGGTTTACGCGAAAAAGGTTTACGCAGTGCAGTAATATTACCAATTGGTTATAGAGATGCAGATAAAGACTGGTTAGTTAACTTGGTAAAAGTTAGAAAAAGTACTGAAGATTTAGTAACTGTTATTGAATAA